The genomic segment GACCCTCGGTTTTCTGACTGCTCTTTTCCTTTCTCAAGATGGCCTAATTTCAGTTTCAAAAGTCGGGAGAGTTGGTCCAGCTATATATTGAACCCGTCCTCctatcaaacaaaaatattgggcCTACCCGACACAAGAAAAGGGCACTAAAAGCGGCAGTCGACCAAAAAAATGGGGACAGACATTcaattctgtttttgtttttttgttaccaAGGAAGAACTTGAACCCGAGACATCCTCTTCAGAGAGAGGGATCGTGGGTGTGAGTTGTGAGCACTTGAGCTACAACAAAGGAAAGCACCTGAGGAACACACAGGCGCACGTAATGCAGGATTCACGCAAAAGAAGGAATCCTCATCGCATACCAGTGAACATGAAGGCCCTAAACTGTTTGAGTAAGGTGGAAGAGTTTGGTTATATTGATAATACAATCACACTATCAAAAGAATGCTCAAGAAAACATATACCTTACAATTATGAAAGGATTTCCCATTAGATAAGAATTGGGGCGCTCTACATGTAAATGTCAGAAAAAGCTAATCCTTGAGTTTGTTATGTCGACATGGTTTCCGATCTTATATACTTGTACTTCTGTTCCTGGTTGAACCATCTTGCAGTTCTTGTCAAGCCTTCAAATAAGATGCACCTTAATGCAACAACCCCCTCTGGTAAGGCAGCATCAATCTTGTCCAACAACAGCACACAACACCATGAGGAATGAAAAGATGCCATTCTAACTAGAAAAATGTGTATGAACCAATGACAAACAGATAAATATAAGCCAAATCCATATGAACCTTATTATGAAAATTTGGAACTACAAACTTACTCGTTCTCGAGCTGTTGCATTGAACTTCTGCAGCAAGAAAGCCTTGGGATCCATTTGGCCAGGAGGCCTCCCAATTCCTAAGAAGAACGATAAGAGATTTGGCCTTCAGAAGGAAGTTAGGAAGCAAATCAATGCCAATTGAGGTTTCACACTAACCGATTCTTAGTCGAGCAAATTCTCTGTTCCCTCGAAAATGGTTGATCACACTCTTCAAACTGgttaaagaaaaggaataaaacaTTATGCTCACACAATACTTCCCAAAGCACAAAAaatgttttggaaaaaaaaaaaaaaacaggggttAACCCTGAGCCATAAAAGCTCCACTGGTTATGCAGCCTCCTGTAGTCACATCAACAGCAACATCAATATTGGCTGAGGAACCAGACTAAAAGCCTTAGTTAGGACTTAAAACTACTGCAAGAGCGCAAACAGCagttgaaataataataaaaattgcaaacaaatattatttcaaatgtACACAGGGCATGGCTTTATCTCTCCATGATACTCTGTCcatcatttcatttttaattgaattcttGGAGGTTGCACTGACATGGTACTCATCAACCATTTCTATTTATCTCAAACATGCACTTTCAGTAAAAGAAATCGTACATTCTTTACACAACTATCTGCAAATTCTAATCCTGGGAATAAATACACAAGACTTCACGGTCCATACCCTCTGTGGCATCCATGACCGCCCTTCTCTTGAAGTCGAAGCACTCCACATGGCAACTCCATGTCGTCATGAAACTATAGTTGCACAACTTAGACAACATCAGTAAAGAAAAATACTTACATCATCCTTCAGTAATAGTGGATAATGAGAGCAAACTTACCAAAATAACACGATTAAGAGGTAGCTTATAGTAAGCAGCAAGCGGTCCTGCCTGCAtttgaacagaaaaaaaatatactacaagttatgtgaagattaattaaattcctccaaacaaaaattttatattcCTAGAAACTATTGATTACAGTCGAGACAAACAATATCCATCAAaattgaaccttttttttaatttataccatggaaaaagaaaattatgtggATGATTCACTCACTGATTCACCACTCAGATTCATGTAAGTTTGAGGCTTCGCAAGAAGAACAGGTGCGTCACCAACAAACCCTGAAATTACCAAACCTGTATTAGTACTTCCACATAGATAAAGTTCGTATCTTTTAcaaaaagaagcaaagaaaTGAACCACAAGGACATGCTTTGGGACAAAACCACCTTCTCCAAAAAGAGCTTTACAAAGAGGTATATTCATAGAAATCCCTAGTGACCCAGCAAATGCATCAATCATCTCAAAACCCACCTGCATCCATCCAAGTTTGAgtcaaaaaaaatagtaaaagaagCTAAATCTCATCGGGGTTCTTCGAGATTTTGATACATGCATTGTGTCGAGTTCCTTTGAATTTCTCGCCTGGATTTCCCAACCCAACAAAGAGCCAAGGCGATAGTGTTGtgggagcagcagcagcagtgcAAAAACAGCGCCTTGAGACTCTATTCAACATCTCTCTTCATAAAGGAGTGTCGGTGtcctttaaatttgttttgctttgcgTTAAGAGAAATGGAAAGGAGTGATGAGACAAATTCGTTTAGGCAAATTGTTGAACAGTTGGTATGCACTTTGGTTAACCGCaaagataagaacaaaaaaaaaatcgagaaaGGAAGATCTTGAGAAAACGAGGTCGAAACTGCAGATACAAAATCCGGTTAATTTATCGGTCCCAGGAAAAGAAGAAGGTTGCGTTTGAAGAGGGAGGGTGGGAGGGAGGAAGCCCGGCCATAACTTCGCTGACTCTTTGCCCTTCTGCTATAGAGAGTAGAGACCAAGAGGCATGCCTGCCATTTTATGCCAGCGGTAGAACGCACCGTTTCCTCTCAATCAAATCCCGGCTCTCCCTTCTATGcaatcctttatttatttattttctgtgtCTCATTCTAAAATCTCTATACAATGGAGGTGTTCTATccatttatattgaaattaataaaattagattgattgagacTCAAATCTACTTCGATAAATAAATACCACTATTGGATACACATTCCTTAAAtcaactttatatatattattgttttgtgtTGAAAGATTGCTCTCGAGTCTTGGCATGtttaagaacagaaaaaaagaaaagaaaaaacaatgcatCTAGACTTATGCTCTTGGCATAGTTTTAAGATCCGGTCCGGTTCAAGATTCGGGTTTCGAGTTTTGATCGGGTTATTGGGTTGGccaggtcaatttttttaaaaaaaatcataacgacgtcattttagtaaaaaaacaaaagtcaacaggTTTGTAACCAGGTCTTGCCGGGTCACACctgattttttcttctcatgttttttcttcaacacgGCCCGATTCCAACCCCAGGTCAGCTGAATTCCGGGTCAATCCATTGGGTCGGgctgggtttcaaaactatggctCACGGGGCTTGTATACAATTTTGTAGATGGGTTTTGTGTTTACTAGCCTTCGTTACTGCGATTCTTTGCAAAGCTGgactttttgttctttttttttgtataaaaaataatgttcatgatttgaaattgagttaaaaacatatttaaaaaactgGTGATGATAAACTCGTAAGCATATACATTAGAGTTGAGTTAATTTAAGATGTTTTATTAAACTTGTTATCCAAATCATGTGATTAGAATAACCcgataaaaataatcaaaagaattataaagcttttttaaaaaaataaaaaaaatatgttaacttttcaaactcgcaACCCAAATTAGTGGACCTGAAGCAcccaatctagaaaaaaaatgaaatccaaTTCTCAATCGATTAagtattgaaggataaaattaaaaaaatatatacaaattaattttaaaaaataacaattaaaataatgaggatcaaaactaaaataaaaaataaattttatgtttaattgaaaaaaaattaatttagtaaaaggacaaaaaaactaaaaagaatgaggatcaaaattgacataaaaatcaaaacaattttgtaattaaaaggtgaaattaaaaagaataataacttttacaaaagggctgagaaaaaaataaaaattaaaacaacaaggactaaattaaaaaatataataccatcaatttgaattgaaagatgaaattaaaaaccattaaaacttttacaaaaagatcgaggaaaaaaaaaagaaatccaaagaatgaggaccactctagaaaatatgatatttggtaaattaaaattgaagaatgaaattaaaaacagataaaacttctacaaaaaagccaataaaaaaaaagatatcaaaagaataaggattaaaatgaaaatatcaacAACCAAAAGGGCTAAGTTGTAATTTTCAGGgaatgagagagagaataaagacaaaagaaaggaaagtttTATAGATAACACACGTCTCACCAATAAAAAGAGGACATAACATCTCTTTCAATGACATGGCGAaaggatattttttaatgtttggagGCGATGCACATGTCGTCTTAAGGGCGCAAATACCTCTCATGCATGCACGctcacctttttgttttttttgttttatttagttaaatatataattgCCCCTAAGATGacatgataattataaaaaaaaattgtgaaaaatcaAGAGGGGGAGAATTGTTGATTGAATTCTTCTCAATTCTTGTtagattcataaaaaaaaaaaaaaagttaagtcaaAGTGATTAAGGTATAGACAATTGATCAAAAGGAGAAATTGAGAGCTTTGGTGaatgattttgaagaaaatatatagGCCAGGGTTTTGGAAAGGAAAGGAGAGGGGAATTGAAGGGAGTATTGGATTTCCTGCAGTGTTTGTATGTTTGATTGATGTTTGTATGTATGGAATAAGGTTGGGTAATGACTCAATTTCAAGAATggaaggaataaaaatacctcCCTCACTACCCACGGGTTTCGGCCAAGAGGAAAGAAATTTGGAAATTGGGAATTTTGATGCAATTGAGTAGAATTGATCATGGATGTCGCATTCGACATTGCAGCGGCCCTAAAAATAATCCTTgaatatggaaaaagaacaaatttttggcatcttgttcttttagaagaaaaaaaatgtcttttgaggagtcgccacctagtattatcgtcactaggaaccctaactggtcaacagagattctatgactcgggattggttacgtaaaagggaagatattatcacctcttaaacgttctgcctaaggcagacttcattgttggttttgtcttaaattactaaatgtttattagtttatgctatgatgatttgtttataatattcctgactctgacgtcaatgaatattcgagctcaaataattccaactctagcgttggtaaaaattcgtagttacaaaaaaaaaattagatcaatattttgtaTTCCCTACTCTAAcgcagtgaataaataaataaaaataaatttgtttttatgcatgcacatatttttttatttcttatgtagttaaataaaaaaaattaaatcagtgttttttatttctgactctggcgtcagtaaataaaacaataaatttacattatttttattcatgcatacacatatttttctatttttctatttttttttgttttgggggTTGGGTGGGGCTCAacccacatgggctgggctgggctggacccagctgACTCGGTTGGGTCACTGGTTTagaccagtgacccggctgggtgGCAGGCGTGCGTTACGCAAGCGTGCccaatgaattataattcactgctACTGTAGGAGTGAATTAAAATGCAAAGGAGAGGAGAAAAGACTTGCCTGTGGTCTGCTGCTCCTGAAGATGAAGACTGGCCAGTGTTATCTCCTCTCTGTTTCTGTCTCTGCTATATGCTCCTGTGTTTTTTCCGTTCCTTCTCCAGCAATAACAAAAGTGGTTGCTGAAATTGGAGCCACAGAAGAAGAGGTCGAGAGCGTCCTCTTTTGCTTTTTCACTGCTATTCGTTCTTTTTCCCCTGTCTTCGTTTGTGTCTCCTGTTTCgtccctttttctttcttttctgtgtGTTCTGGGTTTTTCCTCTGGGTTCTGCCCATTCGTGGCCTATTATGTTTTTGCTCGTCTTCTCTGTATCATCTTTGTTCTTGCGTCTTGTCGTGTTCCCAGTGTTACTTCCTCTCCTCTGGTTTGTTCTCTTTTCTAGTTCTCTGTCTAATCTTCTCCGTTCAAGACGGAGACAATGGTGGTAAAAGCATGAAGTGCTGCTGGTTGATGGACCAAAATTTTCCCTGGTTCGGTTTCTCTTCGTCTCTCCCCCTGGTTCTGTGATTCCCTgtctcctccttttctttccctgCGTTTTCCCCCCCGCCCCAATTTCATCGTTGTTCTTCTGTTTTATAGAGTCTGATCGGTGGTAACGAACGACATGTAGAGGGACGACAACATTAAAATGTCCATAACTGAGGTGAGCAGATGATTACTGCCCATGACTACAGGGAACAGTCTCtggttaaagaagaagaagatgataaacAGTGTTCTTtcaaacgacgtcgttttggtgTATGAGGTGGCCATTTGCGTTTTGGCCCGTGAAGTTccgaaaattttataattaagtccCTGGTTTAAACTGTAATTGCCTCTGCATTTCGGTGCCTTTTACAAGTTAGTACTTGGACTTTAATCTACTGCAATCGTGCccccaattaaccccaaactttgctatttctttaattaagtcccttatttcattaatttaattaaattcaaatccaattaagtctaaaacttatcaattctccaattatgCCCctgatttgataaattaaattaattgcaagcttaattaagtctcaaaacttatcaattctccaattaaacccttgattggattaattaaattaattccaagctcaattaagtctcaaaacttatcaattctcaagttaaacccttaattggattaattaaattaattccaagcttaattagattaatttcaaagtttaattaaaccccaaaacttccaatcatgttgtccttaacccaaattttaattcattcttcatttatttcattttacttgttttttcatcattattatttttttatcatcatttttttatccttttcagtaaataaaataataataataattaaaataaaatggtcaaaaattgagttatgaaaatgaaaaaagattaatgttatatgaatataaatagatggaaaaaggagaagaaaattacaaaagagaggagaaaaaccCTCACTTTCTTCTTTTGAGGGGTTTCGGCCAATGCATGTGATAGGAGGGAagattaatttaatcttttatttatttattttgtattctcTTATATTGTATGAGCCTATGAGGATCCAAAAATAGATAAGGACAAGTATAATTGCTATGATATTAATCCTATAACTTGGCACTTCCTATGATACCCGTAAAGAGAGAGCTAGGAAAAATAGCCGGAGAATGTAGCAATATCGGGCGTCTAATGCTGTCTAGCATGCCTCCTCAAAAACAACAACGTTGACACCACTAACATTAATTAACTACAATCTAGCCAAGTCCATTCATAGTCCTACCTCTGGATGATGCTTGATGACGGTTTTCAAATAGTCCTCCCTCCCTTCTGTTTCTCAATTTCTCCTAACTGTCAGCTTTTTTACACGAATTGTCATTTCCCCTCACTGCTTTAGATAAGAACAGGAAGATCAACCATGTTTCACGTGGCATGCCATCAGGTTACGCAAAGCAACTCTCTCTCGAAAGTTGCCTTATAGctaggctatatatatataactatatgtgtgtgtgtgtgtgtgtttgttgtTAAGTACCCTTGTCAACAATGTGTTCATCGGGTGGCTCTCAACACCAGATGGGTAAGTGgcattttgaagaaattaagttttttctttctttttaagaaagTGAATTAAGCTATCTAATATGATCTAATGATGTccttagtgttttatacatTTTTCTTGTTCTAATTTGTTGGTGCTAGATCCTGTACTACTATCCTTTCTGACTACTACCGGTCTCCTACATGACTGCTCCAATGGAACTGGCATTGAAGAAATGCAAAGGCAGAAGGGAAGCGAAACGCAGAAACAAAAGAAGAGGCCGGGAATGTTACAGGCGTTATCGGCTAAACAAGATTGTAAATACTGTGGCTATTGGGCATGCCTCAGATTAACCCTCCAATATAGAGTTTTTCAGTTAAATtcctagaaatattttttatgttaattaaatcCTCAAGATTCATGAAAGTTTCAATTTAGtgtccatccatccatccatccatgtGTGTGAATGGATTAAGTTGAATCTATCCATTTATGGATAAGAAAAAGGTTGATTCGTGGAGAGCttgatgttaattttattacacgttTTGAAAacattgattgagaatttttgaaaactttgtggATTTAACTaacatcaatttttctttttttgaattttgttgagATTTGATAACAATGTTATAAAACTCAGCGTGGATCATGGATCGAACATGTTGACTTGATTTGTTCttggttaatataaaaatcagtATGTGATCGGTAGACATAACTCtaagaaggataaaaataaagaacaagtgCCAATTAAGAAACAGAGCCCAACGCCACCCTCAGCTGGCACTAAACTAATCCTTGTGAGAAACCAGACACTTCTTGAGTCTCTATAAATTCAACTTCTCTGAAACTCTACCCCCgcccttcttcttctccttaaCAAAACCCTAAAATGCTATTGTCTTTCAATGAACTCAAGTatctctatctatctatctaccGAGTACCACACCTCGCGTAGTTTGAAACAAAGTACTGTAAACTTCATATGTGTAAACAATCCTAGAAAATAAGAATcgaaagtttgattttttagaaaatccttAACATCCCTTCACTTCTCTTGTTATACTTGATAATAATGGAGGAAGATTGTTGCAGTTTCCAACTGATAAGCGATAACGGAGTGTTTAACTTGGAGGGATTCGaatgttaaagtaattcaaataaaacataaaaggaggctagagcGACTAACATACATCCTGCTGTTGAGACTCGAGAACAGAACGATTAAGCCAAAGAACAATTAGATCTCATCACAGACGGAGATCCAGACGGAGATCAAGGTTCAATATGCATTACCGGATCCGACAGAAGATGACCCTCTATTGATTCGCATTCTCTCAAAACAGCCAAGGGACGTCTACGACATCATGCCGGAGCAAGGAGTTAACGAAGCAGTTGTTACTAGATAATGCCCAATTTGTGGCGATCTTCTCTGTACTGCACCGTGAGCAAGTAACAACAAGAGCAGCCACTCTCTCCTCAGCCGTAGTCTTCACCAGCCATCCATCGTTCAAATTAGTTTCCTCCTACGCACCATCGATACACAACCAgtagagagagtgagagaggaCAAAGAGACAGGGAAGAGCCAGAGAGGAACAGGggagagagagaacaaaaagACCTAAAAATGCAGATTTTGTGTATCATCGTATCAGAAGATCAAGAAGGGTATAAGGCACATCTTGTCCAATAATTTGGTAAAATATCCACAAATCTACCTTCAAACTTTAACCTTCACCCTCAGATCTACCTCATCAACACCTATTGAAAGATCTGTGTGCAGAGTAAAAGTTGATTTAGTAGAAACGATCTAATTCTCCCAAAATAACACCCTCTGCATCCTTTGCACCCTTCACCAAAAACCACCCCCCATCATCGCATTATCAATCTTACACCTCTACAAAACCCCTTACCAACATCTTTAGACCCTACCTCCACTACCCGAAACAACACCTCCTTACCTAAATCCAACAGATTATCCTGTCACTTTTCCTTCAAACCAGACCGCCTCCCTTGTCCTTCCATCTGAACCCACAAAAACTTTTAGCCCGACATCTTTTGTCAATACCCCTACTAGTACAGACCAGCTTAAGTTGTTCTTTGAGAGATTCCCCTCGTGGGTGGAATATCAAGACCTGAAAAAGACTTTCGGGAAGTTTGGCCGAGTTGTCAAACTATTTTCATCCAAACAAAAAACAGTTATTGGCCGACATTTAGGTTTTGTGGAAATACTATCGCCCCTGCCTGTGTCTGATCTTTGTGACCAAGCCAGTAATGTTTGGTTTGATTCCTATAAGTTGAGAGTGAACCCAGCTAAGCTACAATTCTCTAAACCTCCCCTACCAACATCACCTCTCAAACCCTTATCCAAACCTGCATCACATCATTAACCCCAACTTATGTTCAGAGATAACAGATCTTATGCTGAGGTACTCTCATCCAAACCACAACAAATGGTCACAAAGACAAGGAGAATGATACAGTACAACTCCACGGATGAGGATAAGGAATGGTTGCATAGGAGCTTAGTGGAAAATATCTTGCCAAATGTGGATGTGGCAACACTGGAGgcaacatttttaaaatcaagtgtCAAAGCTGTGAGGTTTCGTTTTTTGGGAGCTAGCCAGGTGATTATTACCTATGTGGATCAATTAGCCTCAGTGAAAGAGCAAAGGAATAAAGTATTTGTGCTGCATTCTCTATTCAGCAATCTCAGACAGTGGGAAACAAGGACTAGAGCATATGACAGATTTGCTTGGTTCTTCATATTTGGTTTGCCAATGGAAGGGTGGAACAGAAACTGTATCAATATTTTGCTTCAGAGCTGGGGAAATATTGTAAGATACGACACTTCCTGTGTTAGTCAGGGGTCCATATCAGGTATTAGGGTTCTTATTCGAACCACAAAGCTGGAACCTTTACATGATCAAATGTTGATCCAGCTCGATGGAGTGCAGGTTGAGGTCAGTTTGAAAGAAATCAAAGGTGAGTTTATCCCCTCTCTCACAACAGTCAAACATTCCATGGATGTATCATTGTGTTCAACATCTGTGCTATccgatgatgatgaagatgatttttttgaGGAATCTAATGGAGCAGCAACGACGCACAAAGAGACAAAACAACAACCCGAATTTGAATATAAATTCACTGGTTTGTTGGGCACCCAAACTCCAATTGCCAGCACATTCACCACGTCTGAAGTTTCACCGTGGTACCTCTACCAAAAAATTACTGAAATCTGCAAACATGCGGTTTTATCTGATGAGAGTACGCACGAAGGCGATAACCAGTTAGCCTTGGTACCTTACGTATATGTCAAGGTTGATTCAGTTGCATGCAGATAGGTGGCTACGCAACAAGTTTCTTGCTTTACTGCCAAGGATGGGCTGGATCA from the Populus nigra chromosome 1, ddPopNigr1.1, whole genome shotgun sequence genome contains:
- the LOC133697929 gene encoding peptidyl-tRNA hydrolase, mitochondrial isoform X1, whose protein sequence is MLNRVSRRCFCTAAAAPTTLSPWLFVGLGNPGEKFKGTRHNVGFEMIDAFAGSLGISMNIPLCKALFGEGFVGDAPVLLAKPQTYMNLSGESAGPLAAYYKLPLNRVILFHDDMELPCGVLRLQEKGGHGCHRGRLHNQWSFYGSGLKSVINHFRGNREFARLRIGIGRPPGQMDPKAFLLQKFNATARERIDAALPEGVVALRCILFEGLTRTARWFNQEQKYKYIRSETMST
- the LOC133697929 gene encoding peptidyl-tRNA hydrolase, mitochondrial isoform X3, whose product is MHVGFEMIDAFAGSLGISMNIPLCKALFGEGFVGDAPVLLAKPQTYMNLSGESAGPLAAYYKLPLNRVILFHDDMELPCGVLRLQEKGGHGCHRGRLHNQWSFYGSGLKSVINHFRGNREFARLRIGIGRPPGQMDPKAFLLQKFNATARERIDAALPEGVVALRCILFEGLTRTARWFNQEQKYKYIRSETMST
- the LOC133697929 gene encoding peptidyl-tRNA hydrolase, mitochondrial isoform X2 translates to MLNRVSRRCFCTAAAAPTTLSPWLFVGLGNPGEKFKGTRHNVGFEMIDAFAGSLGISMNIPLCKALFGEGFVGDAPVLLAKPQTYMNLSGESAGPLAAYYKLPLNRVILFHDDMELPCGVLRLQEKGGHGCHRGLKSVINHFRGNREFARLRIGIGRPPGQMDPKAFLLQKFNATARERIDAALPEGVVALRCILFEGLTRTARWFNQEQKYKYIRSETMST